The stretch of DNA ATAACTTGTAGTATTGTTGTAGTTAGGAGGGAATTAAATGGCACGCAAATGTGTAATCACAGGTAAAAAGACTAGTACTGGTAATGCACGCTCTCACGCAATGAACGCTAATAAACGTACTTGGGGTGCAAACCTTCAAAAAGTTCGTATTTTAGTTGACGGTAAACCAAAACGTGTTTACGTTTCAGCTAGAGCATTAAAATCAGGTAAAGTAGAACGAGTATAATCTCATACAAAAAAGCGACTTGTAGTCGCTTTTTTTATTTTGGTTTTTTGTGTGTACATACTTTAAAGTTAGTAGACAACATTGTTTGTGTTTAAGTTAATCTGTTCTTCCGTGCTACTCAACATAAAGTTAACATAAGAAGTTTATTGTTTATTAATAGTTTTGTTTTGATAAAGGGGTAAACATGTTTATCGGGTGATTATTTTTCATAAGAACGAATGGAGAGCCA from Sutcliffiella cohnii encodes:
- the rpmB gene encoding 50S ribosomal protein L28, which gives rise to MARKCVITGKKTSTGNARSHAMNANKRTWGANLQKVRILVDGKPKRVYVSARALKSGKVERV